The Lolium rigidum isolate FL_2022 chromosome 2, APGP_CSIRO_Lrig_0.1, whole genome shotgun sequence genomic interval GTCGGCATTGTCCACATACTGCTATGGGTATCATTCTGTCTCTACCCTCCATCTTCCTAGTAAGCATTTCATTGTAATTATGTTTTCAGGTACGGCATATGAACTACTGATAACAAGTTGACTCTGTAGTTCAGCAAACACCACCTGATTACATAGATTTGCTACTCTTGCTTCCAGCTCCAGCCAAGGAATTCCTCAAAGTGCCTTCATTTCTCTTTAAGCCGTTAACCGAGAAGGCTTCAAAGATTCACTTGCTGCTACTGCAGATGGTACCTGAGTGCCCGATTAGAGATCACTGAACGGCATTCTGGTGACCATCCATCTGCAAAGTAGGTTGATAACTTATTTCAGGAACAGTGAGCAAGCACCAGAATGAACTCTGTCAGACCAAAGTAGAAACGTGCTGAACGGACCTAACTATCCAAGTTCGTCTCACCTCTTAGTAAACAATTCATGACAGATATATTTTAAAATGATATCATGAGCAAGATTACACTAAACAATACGAGTGCATCAGAGATAATAAAGAAGAAAGCAATTCCCACCAAGGTGCCACCTCGGTGGCGCCTGATGATGATCTGAGCGACTCCAAGACACGTTTTTCTCCTGTCAAGACTTCGACGAGCCCTACCGGATCATGCAGAGGGAGAAAGATAGAAACGATTGAGATAGGTTCATGGTGTCGCAAGATCGCCAATTCAATGTGTAAAGTTGCAACGCAGACCGTTGGTGTAGTCCCGGCAGTCGTGCTCCCCCACCACCAGGTCAGTCGACCACCGCTCGCTGAACCTCTCGGCGGCGTCCGCGGCGTCTCCGTCGCAGAGCCCGACGAACCAGCTCCTCCTGTCCGGGATCCTCCGCAGCGTTCTTCTCCGAACCACTCCTGTTCGTCGTCACAGATTGATGGAATACTAACTCTGCTTAAACTTTATATTGGAACTTTTTTCCAGATTGCTGTGAACTGAAAAATCGGCATTTGTTACCGGGAATTTTGCTCCGCGACAGCACTGCCAACGCCGCCAGAGCATCCTCGGGGTCGCGAGGCTGGAAATCGAAGACCAACGGCGCCTGCAACACAGCAACCATGGTGAGCCATCCACCATGAAGATCTTCTCGTGGGGAGGATGGATTTGGGCTGGCCTCACCTGGCTTCTGGGCGGGTCAGGCCGGAGGAGCACCATGAAGTGCTGAAGGTCCCACAGGCCGAGCGAGTAGCCCGCCGACATCAGGGCCTGGGCTGGCCCCTGGGGAGCTCGCAACGGCACGGCCGCGACGTACACGGCGTACCTACCCGCTGGCCCCGCCGGGGCCTTGGGTGTCGCCGGCGTAGGGGCAGACGCCATTGGGCGACGGCGGAAGGAAGATGAACCAACCGGCTGCGCCAGCCGTGGCCACACAAGCAACTGACTGGCATAGAGGCATTAACACCGGACAGCCGTCGGATATAGATCGGATGGCTGTCCAGGTGGTACTCTCAGTTCTCACATGAATCTGGGCGATCACAAAACATCTGGATCACAAGTACAGAACATGGAATTCAGTTGAGGATCACATTTCAGATGGAAATCACATGTGTACAGAACAGAATGAATGAAAGGTGATGCCTCAGCCCTCAGATTTTTGGGAGCCAAATGGAATCAGTGGAATCTCACTGTAACAATTTGAATCCAAAAGCAGGCACCACACATATTTACCAGAATGTTTAACTAGGGACAAAAGCCCACATCGCATGTGCAAGTGTCACCATCAGAGATCAGGCTACCAAGTCGAACATCCACCGCCAGAAATACAGCCAAGCAAGAAAATGAATCGCTACATAGAAGTGGCAAAAAGAATAACTAAGGGTAGCTCAGCGCTGACTCTGGGAGCTCTAATACCCATTCATCGCATGTGCAAGAGTATCCTCAGATCAGCAGATAAGCGCACAGCATCAGCAGCGTGGCGAGGAACGAAACGTCGGTGCGTATTCTGGAGGTCCCGTGCGAGGACGCTGGAGCTGTGGTGCTGCTGGCAGGAGGTAGGGCTGCCTCTACCACCTCAGCGCTTGCCAAGTCCTTCTGTGGGGCCATTGCTGCTGGCTGTGCAGCTTTATCGATGGTCTCAAGGAGGCCGCCGCGCTGGGGAGGCAGCATGTAGTATGGCGTCTTGTCTCCCATGTTCTTGCAGGAGTTCACTGCACAAATAAAATGAAAGATGCAGTGTGAGCAAATAATACATCTTGAACCGGTCAAGAGAGGATGCAGTGCGCTACAAGAGAATGTTACCGACAACATACATTTGTATCTGTGAGCTGTCCCAGGAAAGTCAGTGATGACTCCATCCACTCCCCCTCCACCTTTCTGCACAAAGGCATTAATCTGTGTCGTTGCGTCTGAGAAGAAGTCCCAAGGTTGCGAAGGGAACTCGTTCATGAGCAGATGAACATAAACTGGAAGGCCAGCAGACTGCAGGGTCTTCACAAGAGGGTTGGTCTGGTTTATCAAGAAATTGCTGGTCGCCGGGTAAACGGACATGGTGCTAACAGAAACAGCATCAGCAAACTGCTTGATAGCTGCAACGGCGGAAGGTGCAGCATCTTTGACATCTTCGTCGAGCTTGTAGACAAGGTTATACTTGGCTTCCTGCTTGAACTTCACTAGAGTTGAGCTGTTTGTCGACTGAATCATGACTTTCTGGGCGGTCTGTTTGCTGTAACCAGAATCATCAAGAGCTTTGATCACTGCATCTACCACACCAAAACCAAGTTTCTCTGCCATGAATGAAGCATGCTGCAAAAATCCAAAAGGGGAGTAAATCAAGACTGAAGTAAGCAACAAATGAACTAGCTAGTAGTCACAACTCCTGTATAAATGTGTTTTCTAAAATTAATAGTGTTCACCGCTCGTCTTTTTTTCTAGGACACTCAACAGGAAATACAGGACATGGGAAGTGTTACATCGAAGCCTCACCCAAAACCAAAATTCAGTAACTCTGAGTTAGCACATTACCACCAAAATATGGGTTTGCACTATATGCTTCCCCTTCCCATATATTTAAATGCTTACCTCCACTGTAATCATGATTCCTGCCAAATCCTCTCCTTTTGCAAACGTTAGGAAGTCTGATAATTTCATGAAATTCCCTGCGTTCCTGTTTCTGGGACTTCTTGATAGGGTGTATCCAGTCCACGGGTTTGATATCATAGCTGTGAATATGGAAATTTCAGTCTTAACATAAGTGATTGGCGAATGGAAGAAACTTAATAGATGGAAATTTCATCAGATGATTGACTTGTACAGCAATGAAATGGCATGTCATAAGCGTGCATAATTACATACATAACTTAGTGTTGAATAAATTGTTTCTTATCAGCATAAGAAAACAAATATCAGGTTTACCAAAAAAAGGAGTTCAGATTGACTTACGCTTCAGGTTGTTTGCAATATCCTCCCAAGTGAGGTTGAATGTATAGATTCCAGCGACAGGCTTAATATCTTCTATGACAACCGCTTGAGAAGCAAATTGTGAAGTTACAACAGTAGAAACATCTTTCAGGTCAATGGAACTCATGCATATTGGTATGCCATCTTTTGTCACTTGAACAGCACAGTCAATGACATCTGCTCCATCAGTAACTGCCTTTTTATAAGCTAGGTCAGTGCAGTCTGGGTAGTCACCACTAGCACCATTGTGGGAGA includes:
- the LOC124692748 gene encoding uncharacterized protein LOC124692748: MASAPTPATPKAPAGPAGRYAVYVAAVPLRAPQGPAQALMSAGYSLGLWDLQHFMVLLRPDPPRSQAPLVFDFQPRDPEDALAALAVLSRSKIPGVVRRRTLRRIPDRRSWFVGLCDGDAADAAERFSERWSTDLVVGEHDCRDYTNGLVEVLTGEKRVLESLRSSSGATEVAP
- the LOC124692747 gene encoding glycerophosphodiester phosphodiesterase GDPDL4-like, with translation MGRSGHACSLLAPLLLLLLSLGSAAAQKGSTWKTLSGDPPAVIAKGGFSGLFPDSSDLAYAFAASYQDSTLWCDVRLTKDGVGICLPDIKMENCTSIANVFPKGQNTYRVNGVSTKAWFSVDYDSIQLTNVSLERSIYSRIQRYDDVFQVTPVEIVLSQYKAPAFWLNVQHDSFYSQFNLSMRSYILSLSKQYTVDYISSPEVSFLKSLLGRVSSKTKLVFRFLDEGIVEPSTNQTYGSILKNLTSIKTFASGILVPKNYIWPVAADNYLKPATSLVDDAHKAGLEIYAANFANDFGLSYNYSYDPVTEYLGFVDGAFSVDGVLTDFPITALEAIGCFTNLNDTKVDHGAPLVISHNGASGDYPDCTDLAYKKAVTDGADVIDCAVQVTKDGIPICMSSIDLKDVSTVVTSQFASQAVVIEDIKPVAGIYTFNLTWEDIANNLKPMISNPWTGYTLSRSPRNRNAGNFMKLSDFLTFAKGEDLAGIMITVEHASFMAEKLGFGVVDAVIKALDDSGYSKQTAQKVMIQSTNSSTLVKFKQEAKYNLVYKLDEDVKDAAPSAVAAIKQFADAVSVSTMSVYPATSNFLINQTNPLVKTLQSAGLPVYVHLLMNEFPSQPWDFFSDATTQINAFVQKGGGGVDGVITDFPGTAHRYKLNSCKNMGDKTPYYMLPPQRGGLLETIDKAAQPAAMAPQKDLASAEVVEAALPPASSTTAPASSHGTSRIRTDVSFLATLLMLCAYLLI